A stretch of the Rosa rugosa chromosome 5, drRosRugo1.1, whole genome shotgun sequence genome encodes the following:
- the LOC133708929 gene encoding mitogen-activated protein kinase kinase kinase 20-like, which yields MMGLKRKRSSELGEWVLGDLIGKGGFGSVYKAYPLKLEKGSPAIMAVKVAEVSDPQKVDALLTEAKLLSQFQDCPFVINSFGEQWTYKSHHNSFSFNLLLEFAAGGTIRDRIQKSASGLSECEIKEFTRSVLSGLQCIHDKGYVHCDIKPDNILLVHDMTSHVDFVAKIGDFGLTKSAQNEYSRQGTAWYLPPETVISNIQGKPSDIWALGCLVLEMLTGTLWPCKTSEDLGGWVSNPIIPSHLSEEAKDFLAKCLHIDASKRFTAERLLTHSFLMSKQSVEQVAKVPALSQSQHCDNRLPSFIPLGDSSSQEAQKNKEGSGLYDNTIFPLALMSRPARPVVADTWCIKPTTFVVMGAA from the coding sequence ATGATGGgtttgaaaaggaaaagaagcagtGAGTTGGGTGAGTGGGTTTTGGGAGATTTGATTGGCAAGGGGGGTTTTGGGAGTGTGTATAAGGCCTATCCACTTAAGCTCGAGAAAGGGTCTCCCGCTATCATGGCCGTTAAGGTCGCTGAGGTTTCTGATCCACAAAAGGTCGATGCTTTATTGACCGAGGCCAAACTTCTCTCTCAGTTTCAGGACTGCCCTTTTGTTATCAACTCTTTTGGAGAACAGTGGACATATAAGTCTCATCATAATTCTTTCTCTTTCAATCTGCTATTAGAATTTGCGGCCGGAGGCACTATAAGAGATAGGATTCAGAAATCCGCATCCGGCTTGTCCGAATGTGAGATTAAAGAGTTCACCAGGTCAGTTCTTAGTGGTCTCCAGTGCATTCATGACAAAGGTTATGTGCATTGCGACATAAAGCCCGATAACATTCTTCTTGTGCACGACATGACTTCTCATGTCGATTTTGTGGCTAAGATAGGAGACTTTGGATTGACAAAGAGCGCTCAAAATGAGTATTCTCGCCAAGGCACCGCATGGTATTTGCCTCCTGAAACTGTTATCAGTAACATTCAAGGGAAGCCATCAGACATTTGGGCACTAGGATGTTTAGTTCTAGAGATGTTGACTGGAACCTTGTGGCCTTGCAAGACAAGTGAGGACTTAGGCGGTTGGGTTTCAAATCCAATTATTCCTTCACACTTGTCCGAGGAGGCCAAGGATTTTTTGGCAAAATGTCTGCATATAGATGCTTCCAAGAGATTTACGGCTGAGAGGCTCTTGACTCACTCATTTCTTATGAGTAAACAGAGCGTTGAACAAGTAGCTAAAGTGCCCGCATTGTCACAATCTCAGCATTGTGATAATCGGTTGCCTAGTTTTATACCCTTAGGGGACTCTAGCTCCCAAGAGGCACAAAAGAACAAAGAGGGTTCTGGTTTATATGATAATACCATTTTTCCTTTGGCACTCATGTCAAGACCTGCTAGACCTGTGGTTGCAGACACATGGTGCATAAAGCCAACAACTTTTGTTGTAATGGGCGCCGCATAG